In Spirochaeta thermophila DSM 6578, the DNA window TCTCAAAGGATGTTTCAGGATGAGAGACAGGAGAAAGGTCCCGAACGTCCCCTGTATGGAGAGATGGAGATGTGCGGCCTCGTGGAAGAAGAGAGGCGAGACCCCTTTCCCCAATAGCAGGGAGGGGGGGGTGATACGCACATCGATGCCCAAGCGTGAGAACTTGCCTGCGGTCCTTCCGAAGATCTGGTTGGTGAACTCGAGGAGAAACGATCTGTGGAGCTCCGTGAGCTCCTCCCCCTCTATCGCATACCCGAGCGCCCGTGAGACGGTGGAGGTGAAGAGGAGGGCGTTTCTCTGTGAGAAGAGGAGAAATCCGTATCCTTTCATGCCTCCGACCAGACCGAGCGAACTCACTATCTCCACCGACGGGGTTGAGGAGAGGGACTGTAACATCGAGTGTTGAAAAAGGCGGGGAAAAAAGATAAGGGGTATCTCCCACCACACTAATCCTTTTTTCAAGGAGGAGATACCCCATGAAGCGTGGTAACACACGCACACTGATTGAGACACAGTATACCCTCTCTGATCTGATGAAACAAGTGGAAGACCAGCTACGGGAGGAGGTGCGCCACACCTACAAGACGTACCTGGAACACCTCCTTGAGACGCTGAGAGAGGAGGCAGTAGGACGACCACGATATGCACGAGGGGAGCCTGAGAAAGGGCAGTACTACCGGTACGGCTACAGAAAGTGGAAGAGCGTGCAGACCCCCTGGGGGCCGATCGAGGAGGTACGCGTGCCCCGCATTCGCACCGGCGGGGGGAAGGAGGTAAAGCTGGTGACCTACGAGCAGAGGCTCGTGGCCCTCGCCGAGCAGCTCCTTCTCGGGTATGTGGGAGGGATGAGCGCGCGGACGTGGGCCATCCTGTTACGGGAGCTGGGGATAGGCGAGGCTCACCCGCAGACACTCCTGCGGCTCATAAAGCGTCTTCGTGAGGAGAAGGAGCAGTGGCGGAGGAGGTCCCTTAGAGGAGTGAAGGCCCTTGTGCTGGATGGAGTGTGGGCAAAGAGGCGTGGGAGGGGTCAGAAGAAGCTGGTTGTCCTGAGTGCCGTGGGGGTGAAGGAGGACGGATCTCATGAGCTCCTCGACTGGGTCGTTGCGGAGCAGGAGGACCAGGCGAGCTACGAGCGACTCCTTACCAGGCTCTATGAGCGAGGGCTTCATGAGGTGGAGCTGGTGGTGGCCGATGAGGCTGAGGGGATCCGGCAGGCCGTGGAGACGGTGTATCCTGAGGCGAAGAAGCAGGTATGCCTCTGGCACCTGCAGGGTACGCTTGAGCAGAAGCTCCTGCAGGACATGGGGGAACGGAAGGGGAAGAACGCAGACCTCCAGAAGGAGAGGCGAGCTTTTCGAGCGGAGTACTGGAAGCTCTTTGAGGCAGGAGGGAAGGAGGACGCAGCACGTGCGTTGGAGGCATTCGTGAAGAAGTGGGCGGCGAAGGCTCCCCGGATGACGGCCTCCCTCCTGTGGCGGAAGGACCGGCTTTTCTCCTATCTGGAGTTACCCTATGAGTGGAAGGAGAAGGTGAGGACGAGCAACCTTGCGGAGAACATGTTTCGGCACATGAGAAGCTTTCTACGGAGGTATCCTGGGTATATGAGCCATGCCCATGCAGATGAGGTGGTAGGCCTCTACGTGGTGGGCATGCAGGTGATACAAGAGGTGGGGAGACGCACCCCTTATCAGCTCCAGCTCAATTTCAACACTCCCCCTTGACAATCCCTTGAGGAGACCGCGGCTATACTCGCGTGAAGGGGCCCTATCTCCTGGAACAACTCGCTGATCGCATCTTCAAGTGCGTAACGGATTTCTGTAAGATCCATGACAGGACATAGTGTGCAGGAGAGAGGGTGTGATAATCAAGTACCCCTTGAATGTCTTCCGAGCCTTTTGCGCTGTTTTCACGCAACGATAGGTAAAGACATTACAAGCGGGTGGGGATTTATTTTACCCCAAAAAAGCGGTCCAACGGTGCGATAGTAAGGGGAAAACGAGGTCGGAGTTGAAAAATTGACCCCAAAAAAGAGGGCCCCCGGGTTTTTCCATGATAGAATCATGGTAGCAGAAAACCGACGGAGGGGCCCATGGCAAGTATAGCACAGAAATCACTTTTTTGCTGGCACGATGTAGAAGCATTGGGGGATTTACATCGGCTTCGGCTGGTGTTGGAGAACCTGCCGGATGAGGAACTGATGCAGCAGCTGGAACAGAGGCGGGGGAGAGGCCGGAATGAATATCCGGTACGGGCGATGTGGAACTCGCTCGTTGCGGGGATAGTGTTTCAGCACCCGAGCATCGAGCAGCTACGCCGGGAGCTCTTGCGGAACGGGCAACTGAGGGACCTGTGTGGATGTGATCCTACCCGGGGAAGCGATGCGGTACCCAGTGCCAGCGCGTACAGCCGGTTTCTTTCCACCTTGAGGAAGCGGAGTATCCGGGAAGCACTGGTAA includes these proteins:
- a CDS encoding chemotaxis protein CheX, whose protein sequence is MEIVSSLGLVGGMKGYGFLLFSQRNALLFTSTVSRALGYAIEGEELTELHRSFLLEFTNQIFGRTAGKFSRLGIDVRITPPSLLLGKGVSPLFFHEAAHLHLSIQGTFGTFLLSLILKHPLR
- a CDS encoding IS256 family transposase; the protein is MKRGNTRTLIETQYTLSDLMKQVEDQLREEVRHTYKTYLEHLLETLREEAVGRPRYARGEPEKGQYYRYGYRKWKSVQTPWGPIEEVRVPRIRTGGGKEVKLVTYEQRLVALAEQLLLGYVGGMSARTWAILLRELGIGEAHPQTLLRLIKRLREEKEQWRRRSLRGVKALVLDGVWAKRRGRGQKKLVVLSAVGVKEDGSHELLDWVVAEQEDQASYERLLTRLYERGLHEVELVVADEAEGIRQAVETVYPEAKKQVCLWHLQGTLEQKLLQDMGERKGKNADLQKERRAFRAEYWKLFEAGGKEDAARALEAFVKKWAAKAPRMTASLLWRKDRLFSYLELPYEWKEKVRTSNLAENMFRHMRSFLRRYPGYMSHAHADEVVGLYVVGMQVIQEVGRRTPYQLQLNFNTPP